The Gammaproteobacteria bacterium DNA segment GCTTCGAGGCGGCCGAGAAAGGGCCGCGGCGCCGGCGGAGCATGAGGCGGGAGCGTACACCGCGGTGGGTCCGACTCGGTCTTCGGGCACTGAAGGCCGGCATGGCGCTCGCGCTCGCGGCGGCCTGCGCGCTCGCGCCTGTCGGGGGCAGCTCGAAAGACTCGGAGGTCCTGCTCTCGCCGTACCTTCCTCGCACCGCGCATCAGGCGTACGGCTACTCGCTGGCGCTCGACGGCCCCCGCGTCCGGCCGGCCAAGGAATGGCTCCTTGCCGCCGAGCACGCGCTCTTTCGGCCGGCCGCGGCGGCGCTGCCGCTCGAGGTTGTGGGACGATTCCATTCGAGCCGCGCCGAGGCGCTCGGCTTCGCGTTCGACGCGAGGGGCGGTCGGCGGATCGAGATCGAGGTTCGCACGGCGGCGAGCCCGGAGGCCGGCGCAGCGGTTGCCGCGTCACCGGTGTTCGTCGACCTGTTCTCGGCGGCGGCCGGGCGGCTCGAGATTCTCGAGAGCGCGGCACCGGCGCGCGGCGACGAGCACGGCGCGCGCGTGCACCGCCTCGAGGTCGCGGTGCTCGCACCGGAGCGGTTCGTGCTGCGAGTGCAGCCCGCGCTCGAGTACGCCGGCGAGTATCGCGTCACCGTTCGCGCGGCACCGCTTCTCGCGTTCCCGGTCGACGGGATGGACATCGAGGCGATTCAGAGCGGCTTCGGGGCCGAGCGGGACGGCGGCGCGAGATCGCACCGGGGCGTCGACATCTTCGCGCCGCGCGGCACGCCCGCGCTTGCGGCGATGGATTCCTGGGTCTCGCGCGTCGAGACGACTCGTCGCGGCGGCAACGTCGTGTGGCTGCAGCCGCTGTTCGGCGACTTGCGGCTCTACTACGCTCATCTCGAGGAGCAACTCGTCGAGCCCGGCGATTTCGTCCTCGCAGGAGAGGCGGTCGGCACGGTCGGAAACACGGGCAATGCGAT contains these protein-coding regions:
- a CDS encoding M23 family metallopeptidase, which produces MALALAAACALAPVGGSSKDSEVLLSPYLPRTAHQAYGYSLALDGPRVRPAKEWLLAAEHALFRPAAAALPLEVVGRFHSSRAEALGFAFDARGGRRIEIEVRTAASPEAGAAVAASPVFVDLFSAAAGRLEILESAAPARGDEHGARVHRLEVAVLAPERFVLRVQPALEYAGEYRVTVRAAPLLAFPVDGMDIEAIQSGFGAERDGGARSHRGVDIFAPRGTPALAAMDSWVSRVETTRRGGNVVWLQPLFGDLRLYYAHLEEQLVEPGDFVLAGEAVGTVGNTGNAITTPPHLHFGVYVRRRGGGRGGARDPYPFLD